The Juglans regia cultivar Chandler chromosome 11, Walnut 2.0, whole genome shotgun sequence genome contains the following window.
TCTCTTTACACACCCATCCATTACTATTGATCACAAAGTCCATCTACTTTTACTTTCCTTGAACCCCCacctacctatatatatatatgtatataacgTGTTAGGCCGAGTAGTTTTTAGTGCAAGATCGAGGGAGAGAGCCGAAAGGGAGGACAGGCAAAATGAGCGAGCAGAATGAGATTAGATCGGCACCATTAACGCCGAGAAAAGGATCAGTTGCACCAACACCCCCGCTTGTGTCGACGCCGCCTGTATCATGTCCACCCTCTCAGTTCCACTCACCTTCTTTGTCAAGGTCGCCGCTGCTTCATGAGGAGCATGCAGCAGAGGCGCCTCGAAATAAGACACCCAAAACGCCAAGGACCCCCAGGCTATCTTTGACTCCCAGGTTTATTACTCCCCTTGGAAGCCCAATGAGGAAGGCTCTCAGGATGACCAAGCTTGATCCTCAGGACGCTTGGCTACCAATCACTGAGTCAAGAAATGGTAATCAATACTATGCTGCTTTTCACACTCTTTGTTCTGGGATTGGAGTCCAGGCTCTTGTGCTTCCTGTGGCCTTCACAATCCTTGGCTGGTAAACCACTAAAACCTCAAAAATAGAACTGAACTCTCATTGGCTTCTTATTCAATATTGGTTTTCAACTATGTATTTTTGTGATTGCTTTTTCAGGACATGGGGAATAATAGGTTTGACTCTAGCATTTGTCTGGCAGCTATACACCCTATGGTTACTCGTCCAGCTCCATGAATCGACTGAAACTGGGATGCGCTACTGCCGATACCTCCAACTTTCTTGTGTCACCTTCGGTATGCATAAATGTTCTTACATCGCTCGTTAAGGGGTATTTAGGACCATCACTTTAAGCCTTTTGCCACACACCACACAGAAGCTTAAGCCTAGGAGATAATATCATCTTAACCTCCCACTCTTGTTGTTTCCAGTTGACATGATATTCTAGCACACTTAAAAGCTCCTATAATTGCtctatgttttcttttctctgatTATTAGTCTAGATGTATTAACTATTGGTACTTTTGCAATATATCCAATTAAACAGGGGACAAGCTAGGAAAGTTGCTGGCTATGTTTCCAATCATGTATCTCTCTGGTGGTACATGTGTGGCTTTAATCATTATTGGTGGATCAACCTCTAAACAATTCTACCAGATTGTGTGCGGGCCAACATGCTCCCAGCCGCTAACCAGCGTCGAATGGTACTTGGTGTTTACGTGCGCAGCCGTGTTGCTATCACAGCTGCCGAACTTGAACTCCATAGCTGGTGTGTCATTGATCGGGGCCGTCACTGCGGTCGCATATTGCACGATGATATGGGTTGTATCCGTGGCAGAGGGCAGGCTTCCTGGGGTGTCCTATAATCCTGTTAGGGGAAAAACCCAGATCGAACATATTTTTGATGTGCTTAATGCACTTGGGATCATTGCTTTTGCTTTCAGGGGCCACAATCTTATCCTTGAGATTCAGGTACGTACATGGTTAATTCcctgatcatatatatgcatgctattTTAAGTTTTCGAGATAAGTACGAAGAATAAAATGCAAGGGATTTAATACTGAGCTTAATTAGCGCATACACTCACAAAGTTCCTAGCCACTTTGCTCAAAACTTGGCTCTAGAATCCTCCAAAGTTTTTCATGATACTAGCTTGTGTGTAAAGTATAGACAGGTCTATGCTTTTTGTTGTCAGAAAAGGCTTTCCTACCTATTCCGTCCTCGTTTGTCTGATAGCAGGCAATGAAGTTAACAGTCTACGTAGTACGTTTCACATTTTactttctcttatttatttttctttgaaagaaaGCAACTGTTAACTAGaatggaaaaagaagaagaggcaTGTAGTCATCTTGACCCTTAGTTTGTCTGATAGCAGCCAATTAAATGAAGTGATGATCAGTCTTCAAGTTTTCACATTAACTCTCGATCTatactcttatttatttttcttcgaaAGATAGGAAATGTTGATTAGAACGGAAAAAAGTAGAGGCACGTAGTCATCTTGACCTACCATAAATCCTTTATCTGATCATTTGTCGCTCTGTATACAGTACTTCCCCAAATTGTCAAATTTTTAGGTAGATCTTTGTCATTGGCTTGGTCTTTGATAACATGAGATCAGTAAAAGACATTTGCTCTTGTAGCCCCTTAACAATAGGTGCTATTTTCCCACTTGCATGTTACTGTATGCTCACATAATTAAAATCTCGATATTGGTGTGTTGCAGGCCACTATGCCATCAGATGAGAAGCATCCCTCGAGAGTACCAATGTGGAAAGGAGTCAAGGTTTCCTATACAATGATAGCTGCCTGCTTGTTTCCTCTTGCAATTGGTGGCTATTGGGCTTATGGCCAGAAGGTATATAAGCACATCTCATAAACCAAAATGACTAAGGAGGATGCTATATATTGCTCATACCTCACTCTTTATCCTATTGTGTTGATGTTAACTATTGAATTCGCTATCATGAGATGTTTTAATGATTGGTAGACAATGTTTCATCAGCACAAGGTGATAGAAGTGGGATAAAGTATGGTGTATAGAGGAACTTCTAAAGTTAAAGCATCATAAATCCATTAATGTAAATTGTTTCAGATTACATGTTATGTTTATTTAAAGAAAGAGAATTTGTTTCTGAACAGATCCCAGAAAATGGAGGAATGCTTACAGCACTCTACGCATTCCATTCACAAGATGTGTCACAGTCTGTGCTAGGCCTAACCAGCCTGTTTGTCATAGTGAATGCAGTAAGCTCATTCCAAATCTATGCCATGCCAATGTTTGATGACATGGAGTCCAAGTACACAATTAGAAAGAAAGAGCCATGCCCATGGTGGCTACGCGCAGTTTTCCGGGCAATGTTTGGGTATGGGTGCTTCTTCGTGGCGGTAGCGATTCCATTCTTGGGAAGCCTTGCAGGATTGATTGGAGGCCTAGCACTGCCCGTGACATTGGCGTACCCATGCTTCATGTGGCTCAAGATAAAGAAGCCTAAAATGTACAGCGGAATGTGGTGGTTGAATTGGGTACTAGGGGTGTTGGGTATGGGTCTAAGTGGTA
Protein-coding sequences here:
- the LOC108979878 gene encoding lysine histidine transporter-like 8, whose protein sequence is MSEQNEIRSAPLTPRKGSVAPTPPLVSTPPVSCPPSQFHSPSLSRSPLLHEEHAAEAPRNKTPKTPRTPRLSLTPRFITPLGSPMRKALRMTKLDPQDAWLPITESRNGNQYYAAFHTLCSGIGVQALVLPVAFTILGWTWGIIGLTLAFVWQLYTLWLLVQLHESTETGMRYCRYLQLSCVTFGDKLGKLLAMFPIMYLSGGTCVALIIIGGSTSKQFYQIVCGPTCSQPLTSVEWYLVFTCAAVLLSQLPNLNSIAGVSLIGAVTAVAYCTMIWVVSVAEGRLPGVSYNPVRGKTQIEHIFDVLNALGIIAFAFRGHNLILEIQATMPSDEKHPSRVPMWKGVKVSYTMIAACLFPLAIGGYWAYGQKIPENGGMLTALYAFHSQDVSQSVLGLTSLFVIVNAVSSFQIYAMPMFDDMESKYTIRKKEPCPWWLRAVFRAMFGYGCFFVAVAIPFLGSLAGLIGGLALPVTLAYPCFMWLKIKKPKMYSGMWWLNWVLGVLGMGLSGILIAAGVYVVIDTGIEASFFKPH